The DNA window TATTGAGTATCATTGACATGCCCCACCCGGGCTGAGCAACCGTTGAAATATGTATACCGTCTTTTTCTTTCTAAAAATATATGGGTGAAAATCCGGGCTACCGCAGTTGGTGCCCATATGTAAGAAAAGCACAATAAGACTTCACCAACTATATAACCCCAGCCTCAGCAACCCTATTCTTTGCCTAGCAATTGCCTGAGGAATGCAATCTCCTCATCTTTATCCTTAAGCCGCTGCTCGTACTGTTCTATCAGCTTTTCCGGATTCTGATTTTGATAAATGAAACCATTATTTCCACCATGAACATTATCATAATTAAATGATAGTCCATCACCGCTCAGGAAATCCAGCACACTGACTTCCAGCGTCTTTGCAATATCTTCCACCTGATGAAAATCCGGTTTGGTTTTGTCGTTTTCAAAATTGGAATAGGTCTTTTGGGAAACCCGGAGCACTTCTGCCAGGTATTCCTGCGTAAAGTTTTTATTGATCCTCGCTTTTTTCAGTTTTTCTCCCAGCGTCATAGCACAATTTATTTTTATCAAAAGTACATATTTTTTTCTTTCAGAAAAAGGCTACGGAAATCAGTAATTTTTTACTGTATTTTCTCAGATTGTTTTTCACACCTTTGTATAGTAAGAAAAATTATTTATATTTAACCTATTAAAAACTAATGCTTATGATGCGAAAATTAATTTCGTGGCTGTCTTTCATGATGGCGTTCTGCCTTGTCCTGCTTTCCTGTGTCCATGATGAGATCTATACTTCTTCCGATCCGGCGTCTAAGGAATACCATTCCAAGAGCCTCTGGAAAGAAGATGAGAAGTATATTAAAAATGTCATGAAAATCTACTCAGAACATTATGAAGAAATAAAGAAGGGAGCCGGTGAACCGATGTGGGATTATGCAATGACCATGGACCGGTTTTATGAAAGCTTCCTGATGGTTCCGGTGGCTGAGCATGGAAAAGTTGTTGCGGTACTGAATGTGCCGAGGAAAGGACAGAGGGTTTATTTTACCTATACCCAGGTACAGAATGATATGGCATTTTTCCAGAACCTGATGTCCTCAAGGCTCAAAAGGGCAGAGACGACCCTAATGGATAATACAGCGGGAAAGTTAGTCTGTACAACCAAGACCATTTCAATGTTTTACCCGGATAATGAAAGT is part of the Chryseobacterium camelliae genome and encodes:
- a CDS encoding helix-turn-helix domain-containing protein, which translates into the protein MIKINCAMTLGEKLKKARINKNFTQEYLAEVLRVSQKTYSNFENDKTKPDFHQVEDIAKTLEVSVLDFLSGDGLSFNYDNVHGGNNGFIYQNQNPEKLIEQYEQRLKDKDEEIAFLRQLLGKE